One Planctomycetia bacterium genomic window, CGACCCGCTTGTAAAGGATGTTCCACAGGCCGGATTTGAGTGCTTGATCGACTCGCGGATGGTTCGGATAAGCGGTCGCGAGGACCGCAACGGTTTCCGGGCTTCGCTGCTTCATTTGCCGATAGAGTTCGATCCCATCCATGCCCGGCATCATGAGATCGAGCACGGCCAAGTCGTAATGGGCGGACTGCATGCGCTCAAGCGCTTCAAAGCCGTCGTTCGCCGTGTCGACTTGATAACCCAAGTCGGCAAAGATGTCCGAGAGGTTACGGCAAGCGTCCGCTTCATCGTCGACGATCAAAAGAGAAGGTAAACGGTTCACGAAAGGTTCCTGCTGGAACTTTCAGGCGCGGTCAATCGCACCGTAAAGGTACTTCCCTGAGCGGGAACGCTCATGACGTGAAGCGAGCCGTGATGCTTTTCGACGATCGCCTTGGCCATCGCGAGTCCGAGACCGAGACCTCGCGCCTTGGTCGAGTAGAGGGGTTCCATCACTCGGCTCAGTTGTTCGGCGGGAATGCCGATGCCGGTATCGCGGAAAGCGATTTCGATTCCTGCTTCATCGGCGACGGCGCGGATAGCAAGGCTGCCTCCTTGAGGCATCGCGTCGCGAGCGTTGCGAATCAGGTTCGCGAACACGATCCGAATCTGCGCCGGATCGCCGAGGGCGGGGGGAAGCGTCGGGGGTAAGTCGATTTGAATCCGAATCTTCTCCGGAATGTGTTCGATCTTCAAAACTTCACTGACGCACTTCTCGATCGAGAAGGGGTTCAGTTCCGGATGCGGCATTTTTGCGAAGTTCGACAATGCGGTGATCGCATCGTTCGCCACGGTCACGTGCTGATCGATGCGCCGCAAGTGCTCGCCGATCTTCTCGGGCGAGGCGCTGCGGGCATTCAATAAGTAGTACGCCGAAGTCTTGATCACGTTCAAGGGGTTACGAAGTTCATGCGCGATTCCACCGGAAATCTGACCGATCGCCGCCAAGCGTTCATCTCGTCGGC contains:
- a CDS encoding response regulator, which translates into the protein MNRLPSLLIVDDEADACRNLSDIFADLGYQVDTANDGFEALERMQSAHYDLAVLDLMMPGMDGIELYRQMKQRSPETVAVLATAYPNHPRVDQALKSGLWNILYKRV